Proteins encoded within one genomic window of Macadamia integrifolia cultivar HAES 741 unplaced genomic scaffold, SCU_Mint_v3 scaffold2649, whole genome shotgun sequence:
- the LOC122066981 gene encoding uncharacterized protein LOC122066981 translates to MATDERAGAEIVRGKEACDKYSVELMKELGFPSGVLPTGELEECGRVRATGFVWWKCKAAYEHFNVVTNTKNSYAAETTAYVEKGRMKKMTGVKSKQLMLWVPIVEMHIDGNKITFKTPMGVGKSFPLTSFMNEEEKKEYLQQN, encoded by the coding sequence ATGGCTACTGATGAGAGAGCAGGAGCAGAAATTGTTCGCGGAAAGGAAGCCTGCGATAAATATTCTGTAGAGCTGATGAAAGAGTTGGGATTCCCTAGTGGTGTTCTTCCCACAGGAGAGTTAGAAGAATGCGGGAGAGTGAGAGCCACTGGCTTCGTGTGGTGGAAATGCAAGGCTGCATATGAGCACTTCAATGTTGTAACCAACACCAAGAACAGCTATGCCGCCGAGACCACAGCGTATGTTGAGAAGGgaaggatgaagaagatgacggGCGTGAAGAGCAAGCAGCTTATGCTGTGGGTTCCCATCGTGGAGATGCACATTGATGGAAACAAGATTACCTTCAAGACACCCATGGGGGTCGGCAAGTCCTTCCCTCTCACCTCTTTCATgaacgaagaagaaaagaaggagtaTCTCCAACAAAACTAA